One Fuerstiella marisgermanici DNA window includes the following coding sequences:
- a CDS encoding GNAT family N-acetyltransferase: protein MITIESVTLEGNGVRLEPLTAEHHADLATAASDGNLWELWFTAVPIPEQMSQHIADALQKQADGHMLPWVVRDLSSGEVVGETRYHDINPPIDRVEIGYTWYAKRWQRSYVNTTCKLILMTHAFETLGCAVVGLRTDNFNFQSQKAIEALGAKKDGVIRHHSPRRDGSVRDTVMYSVLKQEWPDVKKHLEGRLHRWAV from the coding sequence ATGATCACAATAGAATCCGTCACGCTCGAAGGCAACGGCGTTCGGCTGGAGCCTCTGACTGCTGAGCATCATGCTGATTTGGCCACAGCTGCGAGCGATGGCAACCTGTGGGAACTGTGGTTTACGGCCGTTCCAATTCCGGAACAAATGTCGCAACACATCGCGGATGCGTTGCAGAAGCAGGCTGATGGTCACATGCTACCGTGGGTCGTGCGAGACCTGAGCAGTGGTGAGGTCGTCGGGGAAACTCGCTATCACGACATTAACCCGCCAATCGATCGTGTGGAAATCGGCTACACGTGGTACGCGAAACGGTGGCAGCGAAGTTATGTCAACACAACGTGCAAGTTGATTCTGATGACGCACGCGTTCGAAACGCTGGGGTGTGCGGTTGTGGGTTTAAGAACCGATAATTTTAACTTCCAATCGCAGAAAGCCATCGAAGCGTTGGGAGCGAAAAAGGATGGCGTCATTCGACATCATTCGCCGCGCCGAGACGGTTCTGTTCGTGACACGGTGATGTACAGTGTTCTGAAACAGGAATGGCCCGACGTCAAAAAGCACCTTGAGGGACGCTTGCATCGCTGGGCAGTGTGA